The following proteins are encoded in a genomic region of Halalkalicoccus subterraneus:
- a CDS encoding aspartate kinase: MRVVAKFGGTSLGSGDRINRAADSIASAVAGGHEIAVVASAMGSTTDDLLEDITFETDEADKAEIVSMGERTSVRMLKAALASRGVEAIFVEPGREEWPIITDEYGEVDVEETRRRAKELAADLDGVVPVITGFLAETREGSVTTLGRGGSDTTAVMLGKYMDADEVVIVTDVEGVMTGDPSVVEGARNVGEISVDELRNLSFRGAEVVAPSALSYKDGRMGVRVVHYQHGDLLTGGTSIEGEFENLVDMREEPLACVTIAGRAIRNRPGILSDLSAPLAGEGINLDAVASGMDSVTFYVDTDAAEETEAILHEAVIEDDALSSVTLEGDFAVIRVTGGELPNQSGIIQGVITPIAEQNITVHDVITSATSVAVFVPWADRERTLEVLQRAF, from the coding sequence ATGCGCGTCGTAGCGAAGTTCGGCGGCACCAGTTTGGGAAGCGGCGACCGGATCAACCGCGCCGCCGACTCGATCGCGAGCGCGGTCGCGGGCGGCCACGAGATCGCGGTCGTCGCGAGTGCCATGGGCTCGACTACCGACGATCTGCTGGAGGACATCACCTTCGAGACCGACGAGGCGGACAAAGCAGAGATCGTCAGCATGGGCGAGCGCACGTCCGTGCGGATGTTGAAGGCCGCACTGGCCTCGCGCGGCGTCGAGGCGATCTTCGTCGAACCCGGCCGCGAGGAGTGGCCGATCATCACCGACGAGTACGGTGAGGTCGACGTCGAGGAGACCCGCCGGCGCGCGAAGGAACTCGCCGCTGACCTCGATGGGGTCGTCCCCGTTATCACCGGCTTCCTCGCCGAAACTCGTGAGGGGAGCGTCACCACACTGGGGCGAGGTGGAAGCGACACGACGGCCGTGATGCTGGGCAAGTACATGGACGCCGATGAGGTGGTCATCGTCACCGACGTCGAGGGCGTGATGACCGGAGACCCCTCCGTGGTCGAGGGTGCGCGAAACGTCGGCGAGATTTCGGTCGACGAACTGCGCAACCTCTCGTTTCGCGGTGCGGAGGTCGTCGCCCCGTCGGCGCTCTCCTATAAGGACGGTCGGATGGGCGTGCGCGTCGTCCACTACCAGCACGGCGACCTACTGACCGGCGGAACGAGCATCGAGGGCGAGTTCGAGAACCTCGTCGACATGCGCGAGGAGCCACTGGCCTGTGTGACGATCGCGGGCCGGGCGATTCGCAACCGGCCGGGGATCCTTTCGGATCTCTCGGCGCCGCTGGCCGGGGAGGGGATCAACCTCGATGCGGTCGCGAGCGGGATGGACTCCGTTACTTTCTACGTCGACACCGACGCCGCAGAGGAGACCGAGGCGATCCTACACGAGGCGGTCATCGAGGACGACGCCCTTTCGAGCGTGACCCTTGAGGGAGATTTCGCGGTGATCCGCGTCACGGGCGGGGAACTCCCCAACCAGTCGGGGATCATCCAAGGGGTGATCACGCCGATCGCAGAGCAGAACATCACGGTCCACGACGTGATCACCAGCGCGACGAGCGTCGCCGTCTTCGTCCCGTGGGCCGACCGCGAGCGAACTCTCGAAGTGCTCCAGAGGGCGTTCTGA
- a CDS encoding S26 family signal peptidase codes for MSSPGDGRSPSDEESTHDGERADRPETVRGWLRWFWTVDRGSAMVVREFLVSVGMVLVVGLLLFSLAGVWPPMVAIESGSMEPNMHPNDLVFITDNDRFVNDAAYGSTGVVTYEAGQESGYEKFNGYGDVIIYEPNGNDRQVPIIHRAHFWVEEGENWYDRADPEHVGNAADCEELRNCPAPNAGFITKGDNEVTNQRYDQARGISGPVAEEWVIGTAEVRIPWLGWVRLQLSELAAGGTPQVVLDTSPVSVDTPTSDGWTAPTKWADPIVA; via the coding sequence ATGAGTTCCCCCGGCGACGGTCGGTCGCCCTCCGACGAGGAGTCGACACACGACGGCGAACGAGCGGATCGCCCCGAAACCGTCCGGGGCTGGCTTCGCTGGTTCTGGACCGTCGACCGCGGCAGCGCGATGGTGGTTCGGGAGTTCCTCGTCAGCGTCGGGATGGTGCTGGTCGTCGGACTGCTCCTCTTCTCGCTGGCGGGCGTCTGGCCGCCGATGGTCGCCATCGAGAGCGGGAGCATGGAGCCGAACATGCATCCCAACGATCTGGTCTTCATCACCGACAACGACCGGTTCGTGAACGACGCCGCCTACGGCTCGACTGGTGTCGTGACCTACGAGGCGGGCCAGGAGTCGGGCTACGAGAAGTTCAACGGGTACGGCGACGTGATCATCTACGAACCAAACGGCAACGACCGGCAGGTACCGATCATCCACCGGGCGCATTTCTGGGTCGAGGAGGGCGAGAACTGGTATGACCGAGCCGATCCGGAGCACGTCGGTAACGCGGCCGACTGCGAGGAACTCCGCAACTGCCCCGCGCCCAACGCCGGGTTCATCACCAAGGGCGACAACGAGGTGACGAACCAGCGATACGACCAGGCCAGAGGGATCAGCGGGCCCGTCGCCGAGGAGTGGGTGATCGGCACCGCCGAGGTCCGCATCCCGTGGCTGGGCTGGGTCCGGCTACAACTCTCCGAACTTGCCGCCGGCGGCACGCCACAGGTCGTCCTCGATACGTCACCGGTTTCGGTGGACACTCCAACTTCGGACGGATGGACCGCGCCGACAAAGTGGGCCGACCCCATAGTCGCGTAG
- a CDS encoding metallophosphoesterase family protein has product MRVGLISDIHANRVALDAVLDDMPRVDRLLCAGDVVGYNPWPADCLETVRKRGIPTVMGNHDRAVASDTAFRFNAMAKAGVEHARRELSDEQLEWLAGLPEERTELDGKVKLVHGHPENPDHYTYPEEFGPDLLDEEELLVLGHTHVQVHEVYEEGIVCNPGSVGQPRDGDPRGAYAVVDLDDRTVEERRVEYDIERVIDAVEEAGLPGRIGARLREGQ; this is encoded by the coding sequence ATGCGCGTCGGCCTCATCTCAGACATCCACGCGAACCGGGTCGCGCTCGACGCCGTTCTGGACGACATGCCCAGGGTCGATCGCCTGCTCTGCGCGGGCGACGTCGTCGGCTACAACCCCTGGCCCGCGGACTGTCTCGAGACGGTGAGGAAACGCGGAATTCCGACGGTGATGGGCAACCACGACCGCGCGGTCGCCAGCGACACCGCCTTCCGGTTCAACGCGATGGCGAAGGCCGGCGTCGAGCACGCCCGTCGGGAGCTCTCCGATGAGCAGTTGGAGTGGCTCGCCGGGCTCCCCGAGGAACGAACGGAGCTAGATGGGAAGGTGAAGCTCGTCCACGGCCACCCCGAGAACCCCGACCACTACACCTACCCCGAGGAGTTCGGGCCCGACCTTCTGGACGAGGAGGAACTGCTCGTGTTGGGCCACACCCACGTTCAGGTCCATGAGGTCTACGAGGAGGGGATCGTCTGCAATCCGGGCAGCGTCGGTCAGCCCCGTGACGGCGATCCCAGAGGGGCCTACGCGGTCGTGGACCTCGACGATCGGACCGTCGAGGAACGACGTGTCGAGTACGATATCGAGCGGGTGATCGACGCCGTCGAGGAGGCAGGGCTTCCCGGGCGAATCGGGGCTCGGCTCCGCGAGGGGCAGTGA
- a CDS encoding Era-like GTP-binding protein, translating into MGLFTDIKDSISRAADRLFATDTQKRIGIYGPPNAGKTTLANRIARDWTGDAVGPESHVPHETRRARRKENVEIKRNGQSVSIDIVDTPGVTTKVDYNEFLDYDMEEEDAVRRSREATEGVAEAMHWLREDVDGVIYVLDSTDDPFTQVNTMLVGIIESQNLPVLIFANKIDLEEANVKRIENAFPQHETVELSALEGENMDEVYDKIAEYFG; encoded by the coding sequence ATGGGACTGTTCACAGATATCAAAGATAGTATCTCACGCGCGGCAGATCGGCTCTTCGCTACCGATACGCAGAAGCGGATCGGCATCTACGGCCCGCCGAACGCGGGCAAGACGACGCTTGCGAACCGAATCGCCCGTGACTGGACCGGCGACGCGGTCGGCCCGGAGAGTCACGTACCACACGAGACCCGACGTGCCCGCCGGAAGGAGAACGTCGAGATAAAGCGAAACGGTCAGTCGGTCTCGATCGACATCGTTGACACCCCAGGGGTGACCACGAAGGTCGACTACAACGAGTTCCTCGACTACGACATGGAGGAGGAGGACGCCGTCCGGCGCTCGCGGGAGGCCACCGAGGGCGTCGCCGAGGCGATGCACTGGCTGCGCGAGGACGTCGACGGCGTCATTTACGTGCTCGACAGTACGGACGACCCCTTCACGCAGGTCAACACGATGCTGGTGGGGATCATCGAGAGCCAGAACCTCCCCGTATTGATCTTCGCGAACAAGATCGACCTGGAAGAGGCGAACGTCAAACGGATCGAGAACGCCTTCCCGCAGCACGAAACCGTCGAGCTGTCGGCGCTCGAAGGGGAGAACATGGACGAAGTGTACGACAAGATCGCGGAGTACTTCGGGTGA
- a CDS encoding DUF1684 domain-containing protein, with product MADDPEFDVEDWRAELEEKRDEKDEFFSTHPQSPIPPEGRGGFDGLDYFEPDPQYRLKATVSIPEDPASDPVYMETTAGGEVRYLRTVVLTMDLEREDPDLADTELELAGYEQEGTDGALFVPFRDKTTGQMTYEGGRYMELAAEDDLAEGDSIVVDFNLAYTPFCAYSETFECPLPPEENWLEVVIPAGERLE from the coding sequence ATGGCCGACGATCCGGAGTTCGACGTCGAGGACTGGCGGGCGGAACTCGAGGAGAAACGCGACGAGAAGGACGAGTTCTTTTCGACCCATCCCCAGTCGCCGATCCCGCCCGAGGGACGAGGGGGGTTCGACGGACTCGACTACTTCGAGCCCGACCCACAGTACCGCCTCAAGGCGACGGTCTCGATCCCCGAGGATCCCGCTTCCGACCCGGTCTACATGGAGACCACCGCCGGAGGGGAGGTCCGCTATCTCCGAACCGTGGTCCTGACGATGGATCTCGAACGCGAGGATCCCGACCTTGCGGACACGGAACTCGAACTCGCGGGCTACGAACAGGAAGGCACTGATGGCGCGCTGTTCGTCCCCTTTCGGGACAAGACCACCGGCCAGATGACCTACGAGGGCGGGCGTTACATGGAACTCGCGGCCGAGGACGACCTCGCGGAGGGCGACTCGATCGTGGTCGATTTCAACCTCGCGTACACCCCCTTCTGTGCGTACAGCGAAACTTTCGAGTGTCCACTCCCGCCCGAGGAAAACTGGCTCGAGGTCGTGATTCCGGCGGGCGAACGGCTCGAGTAG
- a CDS encoding Cdc6/Cdc18 family protein, with the protein MTANDSPDGDRADDEEQDRSFAVDVEDVLEEGVLEESESGSQGLFDDLLAGDPIFENKEVLRPSYTPHELPHRSEQINKMATILVAALRGETPSNILIYGKTGTGKTASAKFVSQELEQTSKKYDVPCEVEYINCEVTDTQYRVLAQLANKFIEQNEAHVERRLSDLADLREAVEEGATALEATPFENTGQIDSRIEGLEGELEEMESVPMTGWPTDRVYKEFFDAVDYRERVVVIMLDEIDKLVEKSGDDTLYNLSRMNSELDNSRVSIMGISNDLKFTDFLDPRVKSSLGEEEIVFPPYDANQLRDILQHRADIAFEDAALTDDVIPLCAAFAAQEHGDARRALDLLRTAGELAERSQSERVDESHVRQAQDKIELDRVVEVVRTLPTQSKLVLFSIVLLEKNGVHNVNTGEVFNIYKRLCEEVDADVLTQRRVTDLISELDMLGIVNAIVVSKGRYGRTKEISLSVPIEETEAVLLADSRLSEIEEIQPFVQARFDN; encoded by the coding sequence ATGACAGCGAACGATTCACCGGACGGGGACCGCGCGGACGACGAGGAGCAAGACAGATCGTTTGCCGTCGACGTCGAGGACGTCCTCGAAGAGGGAGTGCTCGAGGAGTCGGAATCGGGTTCGCAGGGGCTGTTCGACGACCTGCTGGCCGGCGACCCGATCTTCGAGAACAAGGAGGTCCTCAGACCGTCCTACACCCCCCACGAACTCCCGCATCGCTCGGAACAGATCAACAAGATGGCGACGATCCTCGTCGCCGCACTCCGGGGTGAGACGCCCTCGAACATCCTCATCTACGGGAAGACCGGGACCGGAAAGACCGCGAGCGCGAAGTTCGTCAGCCAGGAACTGGAACAGACCTCGAAGAAGTACGACGTCCCCTGCGAGGTCGAGTACATCAACTGCGAGGTGACCGACACCCAGTATCGAGTGCTCGCGCAACTGGCCAACAAGTTCATCGAGCAGAACGAGGCCCACGTCGAGCGTCGGCTCTCGGATCTCGCGGATCTGCGCGAGGCCGTCGAGGAGGGGGCGACCGCACTCGAAGCGACCCCCTTCGAGAACACGGGGCAGATCGACTCGCGGATCGAGGGGCTCGAAGGGGAACTCGAGGAGATGGAGTCGGTGCCGATGACCGGGTGGCCCACCGACAGGGTGTACAAGGAGTTCTTCGACGCCGTCGACTACCGCGAGCGCGTCGTCGTCATCATGCTCGACGAGATCGACAAGCTCGTCGAGAAGTCGGGCGACGACACCCTGTACAACCTCTCGCGGATGAACTCCGAACTCGACAACTCGAGAGTGTCGATCATGGGGATCAGTAACGACCTGAAGTTCACCGACTTCCTCGACCCGCGCGTCAAATCCTCGCTGGGTGAGGAGGAGATCGTCTTCCCGCCGTACGACGCGAACCAGCTCCGGGACATCCTTCAGCACCGCGCGGACATCGCCTTCGAGGACGCCGCGCTGACCGACGACGTGATCCCGCTGTGTGCCGCGTTTGCCGCCCAGGAACACGGCGACGCCCGCCGGGCGCTCGACCTCCTCAGAACGGCGGGCGAGCTCGCCGAGCGGAGCCAGTCCGAGCGCGTCGACGAGAGCCACGTCCGCCAGGCTCAGGACAAGATCGAACTCGACAGGGTCGTGGAGGTCGTACGGACCCTCCCGACCCAGTCGAAGCTCGTGCTCTTTTCGATCGTCCTCCTCGAGAAAAACGGCGTCCACAACGTCAACACGGGCGAGGTGTTCAACATCTACAAGCGCCTGTGCGAGGAGGTCGACGCCGACGTGTTGACCCAGCGCCGCGTCACCGACCTCATCAGCGAACTCGACATGCTGGGGATCGTCAACGCGATCGTCGTCTCGAAGGGGCGGTACGGCCGCACGAAGGAGATCAGTCTGTCAGTTCCGATCGAGGAGACGGAAGCCGTTCTACTCGCGGATTCGCGGCTCTCGGAGATCGAGGAGATCCAGCCCTTCGTGCAGGCTCGTTTCGACAACTGA
- a CDS encoding DNA-directed DNA polymerase II small subunit, translated as MPGETDRRIIAELAARGYNADREAVTLLASASDPERALDRAVEAAPPDAFKITGDHLREVVEGDTRDSPRTPTTTPNPDPPVSDAEGSDSVADGGAVTPVETKDRGDDSVPTTNEPGGDGERVPTDPEERLVDILGDITGQSTGTGEYSEFVTVFRDRYERLAGKLRGRVNHRPADAIQSMPGGSDAEMIGMVNDIRSTASGHWLIELEDTTGVFPCLVMKDREIADLVNELVYDEVIAVRGTLADDAGILFTDEIFFPDVPHTHKPNTADRHVQAALISDVHVGSQEFAADAWSRFADWLHTAEAQDVEYLLLAGDMVEGVGIYPNQDEELDIVDIYEQYEAFAEYLKEVPGDLEIVMIPGNHDAVRLAEPQPAFDEELRGIMSAHDARITGNPSTVTIEDVSVLMYHGMSLDEMIADLPEEKASYDNPEKAMYHLLKKRHVAPKYGGKMRIAPEERDYLVIDEVPDVFHTGHVHKLGFGTYNNVTAINSGCWQEQTEFQRSVNIDPDVGYAPIVDLDTLDVTARKFT; from the coding sequence GTGCCCGGAGAGACGGACAGACGGATCATCGCCGAACTCGCCGCCCGCGGCTACAACGCCGACCGCGAGGCCGTCACCCTGCTCGCGAGCGCGTCGGACCCCGAACGCGCCCTCGACCGAGCCGTCGAGGCCGCACCTCCCGACGCCTTCAAGATCACCGGCGACCACCTCCGAGAGGTCGTCGAGGGGGACACCCGCGACTCGCCGCGTACTCCCACGACCACCCCGAACCCCGACCCCCCTGTTTCCGATGCAGAAGGATCCGATAGCGTCGCCGATGGCGGCGCTGTCACTCCAGTCGAAACGAAGGATAGGGGTGACGACTCGGTTCCGACGACGAACGAACCCGGCGGCGACGGCGAGCGGGTTCCGACCGACCCCGAAGAACGGCTCGTCGATATCCTGGGCGATATCACCGGCCAGAGTACGGGAACCGGCGAGTACTCGGAGTTCGTGACCGTTTTTCGCGATCGCTACGAGCGCCTCGCCGGCAAGCTTCGAGGACGAGTCAACCACCGGCCCGCCGACGCGATCCAGTCGATGCCCGGCGGAAGCGACGCCGAGATGATCGGAATGGTCAACGACATCCGCTCGACCGCGAGCGGTCACTGGTTGATCGAACTCGAGGACACCACTGGTGTTTTCCCATGCCTGGTGATGAAGGACCGTGAGATCGCGGACCTCGTGAACGAACTCGTCTACGACGAGGTGATCGCGGTTCGGGGAACGCTCGCCGACGACGCGGGCATCCTCTTCACCGACGAGATCTTCTTCCCCGACGTCCCCCACACCCACAAACCGAACACCGCCGACAGACACGTCCAGGCCGCGCTCATCTCGGACGTCCATGTCGGCAGCCAGGAGTTCGCCGCCGACGCCTGGAGCCGCTTTGCCGACTGGCTCCACACCGCGGAGGCCCAAGACGTCGAGTACCTGCTGCTGGCGGGCGACATGGTCGAGGGTGTGGGTATCTATCCGAACCAGGACGAGGAACTCGACATCGTCGACATCTACGAGCAGTACGAGGCGTTCGCGGAGTACCTGAAGGAGGTTCCCGGCGATCTGGAGATCGTCATGATCCCCGGCAACCACGACGCGGTGCGTCTCGCCGAACCCCAGCCGGCCTTCGACGAGGAACTCAGAGGGATCATGAGCGCCCACGATGCCCGCATTACGGGCAACCCCTCGACCGTGACCATCGAGGACGTTTCCGTGTTGATGTACCACGGGATGAGCCTCGACGAGATGATCGCGGACTTACCTGAAGAAAAAGCGAGCTACGATAACCCCGAGAAGGCGATGTACCACCTGCTGAAGAAGCGCCACGTCGCGCCCAAATACGGCGGGAAGATGCGGATCGCACCCGAGGAACGCGACTATCTGGTGATCGACGAGGTGCCCGACGTCTTCCACACGGGCCACGTCCACAAGCTCGGCTTCGGCACCTACAACAACGTGACCGCGATCAACAGCGGCTGCTGGCAGGAACAGACCGAATTCCAGCGCAGCGTCAACATCGACCCCGACGTGGGCTATGCTCCGATCGTGGATCTGGATACGCTCGACGTCACGGCCCGGAAGTTCACCTGA